Genomic segment of Zingiber officinale cultivar Zhangliang unplaced genomic scaffold, Zo_v1.1 ctg106, whole genome shotgun sequence:
TGGACCGGAGCTGCCTGCCTAGAGTTTATAGATGTTTGGTCCTTGGCTTTGACATCTCTTTGTGTTAAAACTGCAGCCTAAGGTGAATTTTTGTGACCAAGTTAATTACATCGTTTGACAAAAAGGAATATCAGTAAATAGCTTAGTTACCTTGGAAACAGGTTGAGAAGTCTTATGATCTTCATTCTTACATAATCTAACTACAGATGTACTTCCAGCAGTTCGAGAGAGCAAAGCTGATGGTTGTATCTTCACTTCAATCGCTAATGAGTCCCAAGAATAAACAGTTACAAATAACATAGATAAGCTACACAATTAATACAGAAGCATTTACTTACCTGAACTAGTTGCATCAATTGATCCTCTTTTACCAGATAGATTGCTTAAATCAGACATCCTGCTTAATTTGTAACCACAGTTTTGAACATTTGAATCAACCTTTGTCGACACTGCCGGAGTGACAAATTGCTGATCACATGTAGAATTTTTCTTATCCAGCATAATCCCACCTTTCACTGGCTTAGAATACTCATAATGTGGTGGGTTAAGTGCATGTACTTTGTTTGATGTCTCAGCATTGGAGAAGCCTGAAGTCTCACTTCCAAATGATGCAGATTTTGTGATTGTCCGGGATGGTCCTTCATTTTTTTTGTTGGTTAAATTAGATTCCCTGTTAAGTTTTAGCTTCCAAGGAACATTATCCAGCAACTGCTTCACTTTTGGCACTTTTGAATTGTTAAACGAATTTGACTTTGCAAGAGGCCCTGAGACTAAAAGCTTTAAACATGTGAAACATGTGAAACTAAGTGTATTAGAAATGCTCAAGCATAAACTATAACAAACCTACCACGTGTTGGTTGCAAATGTGTTTGTATCCTAGATGATTCAAGGCCAGAGGCAGTTTGTGTATGAGAATCTGGGTGATATATTCCTTCTGACTTGCCACATATTGTGGAGGAGATTGGTTTTACCTTCACACTATCATGTTTGTTGTTGTTCTCACATGGGAACTGAGAAGGTTTCTTAGGAACAATTGTTCCAGTAGATGCATCAACTGCTTCACAGAGATTCTCCTTAGAAACAGAATTAACCTCCAATTTCTCTTCCTTTGTCTTAATTGAAATAGACTTAATTGGATCTTTATAGTATCTTCTCACATCTGGATCAGTTGCTTTATTCTCCACACTGCCTTCCTTACTTCTAGTATTTTCTTTTAAATGCAGTGGAGCTTCTGTTGGAGCAATTTGTGCTTCAGTTTTTCCTGCCACTTCTGCAACTTCCTTCAGTTGGCATTCTTCACATAACCACTCACCTTCAGGAACTTCAGCCAACATTATTCGCATGCAGTAGCTgatcaaaagaaaatttttatgaaaCATAAGAGTTTTATGAAAAGCATCTCTTTAAAAAGCAAAAAAAACTTACATATGCTCAGCCCCATCGCTGCATCTGCTACAGATAGCAAGCAACTCATCCTGACCTGCATCCCCACATATATCACAGACTTTTACCTGCAAAAATATCACATAAAACACACTAAGTATGTGTCATCATAAAAAGCATGTAACTAGGATCCTTAACCAACTAATCATGTATTTACTTCCTTTTGCAACGACACACACATCAGATATGGAGAAGTTCAATTTAATTGCAGTGTCCACATTTTGATGTAACATGAGAACAACACTTATAAACTTGTAGAAATGTAGCTTTACATAGAGTTCAACAGCAAGATAACGAATAGATTAGCCAACCCAAATAGTTGGGACTATGTTTTATGGGTCTTTTCTTCAATGTCATTGTTATGAAAATATCTGGTTAACAGATTATAAAGAGTTCTGATTCAGAAAGATAAGGAATTGCTTAGCTGACCCTAAATATTATTGTCGACAAGATTAAAGCCTCCATTATATGTTAAAGATTAAAACATATTACCAATTTCCACATGGTTGGTTAACAGATTAAAGATATATACATCATTTACAAATATatagttaaaaaaaggaaagttagcATTTTTTGGAACCATAAAACCAAAAAAATCCACAGAAGCGTGAGAAGCAATAAAAACAATCCTTTCAGCAAACAAAATGTTAGCAAGATTACCCTACAAGTAAACTTGAGAAAAACACTTAGCAATTGATAAACATAATAGAATCAAAGATAAATATACGTCACTATACCCACACCTTCATCAAAGGTGAAATCCTTGTTCATTAAGATGCAGAACTTGTTCAAGTTCAAGACTAATTTGTCATGAGTCAATAAAACATCTCAATAAAAAAAGTtcctacaatatatatatatatatatatatatatatatatatatatatataatatagaatACAAAAGTGAAGAAATTGTGATCTTACATCATCTTCAGTTTCTGCTGAAACTTCAGTCTCAAAATCTGGCTGTAAAAGCACCTGAGGTGTCTCAGAATTTGAGTTGGGGCTATCAGCTTGGTCTTTACTTTCCCTTGATTTTACTACCTCTTGCAGCTTGAATCCACTGCTGCAATTTTCAGCATCAATGCCTCCCAGAGAAACTAATTGAGGATGAGTATTTCCACTATCTTCTTTGCTAACATCGCCATCTGCAGTATCTTTTTCCCCATTCACATTGGCCATGGTTTGAGAAAGATGTGTTCTCCCTGGTGAGCCTGAACaaaaaaattgggattttgaagatATATTACTACTTGAATGGGGGTCTTTTGAGCTGTCGGTATTGGGATAAGGGTTGTCATCTTCCAAACAAGATGCACTACTATTCTTCAACATAAGTGTTGAATTTCCTATAGGGTTAGTATGATTCTCTTCagattcattattattatagtgATCAATAACTTCTTTTTGAATCTCCTTTATGCCATTTTTCTCAAGTGAAGATTCAGATGATTTGGCGTGGCATCCTATAAGTTTCTTCTCTAATTCCGCAGGATGATCATGATTTGCATTGCTAGAATCGCTTAATACAGCATATGGAATATTGTCCCTTTGGCACTTTTTATGTTGTTCATCAGCAATATTTGAAGTTCTTCTGTTATGCAAATCTGATGTTTTATTGCTGTCTGAGGAAAAAAGACAATCATCAGTAGAGTTCATTTGTTCTTGTTGGAAATTGTTATCTTCAACTGCATCAAAAGTAGCCTTGCGATCTAAGACAACCTTCTCAGATGCAACATGTACTGCTGGTGCCACAATTGTTTGTTTACTTTCAGCATTTTCAACAAATGAATCATGTACCAAACTATTATTTTGTGGATGACATATtgtgctttcttctttcttctgcaCATTATGTCCTCTACTCTTAACAGCAACATTGATCAAAGAATCATCATCTTCTTTCTGGGAAGTGATATGTTCTGAAGGCCCACTATCAAGGTTCAACTCCATCTGTGGTGAAGGCCAATTGAACTGCAAACACCATGCAAGGAGAAGAACACACGTTGCATGTCCCAGATTCTAGCCAAGTGTGAGAATCCTCAAGTACGTTTAAGCATTTTGATCAATTGAGCATATCACTGTGTAAGAACAACAGCAAAATAAGACTATATGCAAGTTGAATCACATGCTTTGAAATAACATGATAAATTGcattacaataaaataaaataaaatacatgtTTCATCATTGACAAAATCCAAGACCATTGGTTTTTGTTAGTGTCACAACCAAGTAAATTTACTACagacaaataaattttgaaggtggccaatgaaaattttatttgatGTAATAGACaagattaaaattgattttgatattaATGATGATATAGTCTTCATAAAGCAAGTGGAAAAGGATAAGATCCATAACCAACACCGAGTAGTTGGGACAAATAAGACTTTGATGACAATGACACTCAAGTGCATTTACTATGAGAGTAGTTATACCCAAGTTTTTTTATTGAATTAAACTAGTTAGAAACTTAATCCTAATAATTTGAGGCATGTTTTAGTATTTTCTTAGGCCTTTTCGATGGAAGAATTGGCTTGTGTATCATATGGGCAAACTAGAAGTAATTAACTAAAGAGACCGTTAGTGCAACGAAATCATGGTTAgtctaatggaataattaggctCATATAAGTTTGTCTTCTAGTATTGTAATGAAATAAACAATAACTAAAATGGTAACAAAGGCATATTACTCATTCTAAGATTGAGTGAAAAAATTATCTGAGTTGAAATATCTCATAAAATCTGTCCTTTGAGGATAGTCATATTCATCAAGGTTGCTTGTGTGCAGCATTTACCAACCAGTATCAACATCATCTAAAAAACTGGTCTATAATCCACATACATTACCACAATCAGGATACAATAGCTGACACACTAATCCAGATAAAAAAACAACTTATCACCACCATAAACAGTCACATAAATTACGGACAACATAGTCAAGGGGGTCTTGTGTGCAGCATTTACCAACCAGTATCGACATCATCTAAAAAGCAAGTTCATAATCCACATACATCCACAATGAGGACATATTAAGCacactaataaaaaaaaattatcaccaCTATAAACAAGCACATAAATTAAGGATACTTACAGACACACTAAATTTTCACCATCATCTATCAATTTCCTTATCTAGTAGAACAAATGCAAAGGAGGTTGAGCAATGCAGCAGTATTAGAATGTCCCAAAACCACAAAGAAGAGTAAATTAGATGGGAAAAAAGCCTCAATAATGAAACAATAACTCAAGAAAGATAACCCAATTTCTCATTCCAATTGATCACAAAAGTATTTCGGCGTCAACAGCAGAGCATAAAAAGCAAATCAATCAAATCATTCCGTCAAGTAAACTAGTCCGAATACAGAAAAGATCCGATTGATCGAATAGATGAATGCAGAGTCATGATCAAGAGTAGTAAAGGGGGTACTTTTTCATGCCTCCGGTTGCGCCAAACTCTCGGTGGCTTACTACAGCTATTCCAGGGCGCGCGCTGGTCGATCTCTCATCATCCCACGCCTCCCGGTATCAGCTCCGAATAGGGTTCCGGTACTTACCGCCTGATGCGAATTAATCCCCGCGGCTCCCGAGGAGAGGAGACGCCGGTGAGTATCGGAGAGAGGAACGACGAAGCGAACAAAGAAGAGCAGATTAAGCTTGCGCGGGAGTCAGAGAGAGTAACCGTTCACTTCGAGGAGGCGTTTCAATGGCGACGAGGgcgatgagagggagagaagggaaGGGGGTGAAggcgaaaaggaagaagagggatGTGCCGCAGAAATAGAACATGGAACCAACCCTTGTCACGTGACTTAGACGATGTCCTGATATTTTTGCGTTTTAGATAAATATAGTAATacttgattatttatttatttattttaaaaaataataatattcaaAAGGTTTTAAAACGTACGAAAGCAGTTGGTGTCCATCGACTAGATGGGCTTGGGCTGATTTAGTTTGGGGGTTGGGCTGGCCCGAGATGGCTCAGCCTGCAGAGAAAGCCCAGCACAGAAATCCCTGAGTCGTACCAGTACAACACAAACCCAAGCTGAGCACGAATCTAACTCAATTCGAGTCATATTAGATTGATTTTATTCTAGTATAGTTTCGATGAAGCCACAAACTAATAACTCGCATTGATCTCAGCCTCTTAGAATATGAAATGCACTCCATAAAATGAACTTCACACTC
This window contains:
- the LOC122035777 gene encoding uncharacterized protein LOC122035777 isoform X1; the encoded protein is MELNLDSGPSEHITSQKEDDDSLINVAVKSRGHNVQKKEESTICHPQNNSLVHDSFVENAESKQTIVAPAVHVASEKVVLDRKATFDAVEDNNFQQEQMNSTDDCLFSSDSNKTSDLHNRRTSNIADEQHKKCQRDNIPYAVLSDSSNANHDHPAELEKKLIGCHAKSSESSLEKNGIKEIQKEVIDHYNNNESEENHTNPIGNSTLMLKNSSASCLEDDNPYPNTDSSKDPHSSSNISSKSQFFCSGSPGRTHLSQTMANVNGEKDTADGDVSKEDSGNTHPQLVSLGGIDAENCSSGFKLQEVVKSRESKDQADSPNSNSETPQVLLQPDFETEVSAETEDDVKVCDICGDAGQDELLAICSRCSDGAEHIYCMRIMLAEVPEGEWLCEECQLKEVAEVAGKTEAQIAPTEAPLHLKENTRSKEGSVENKATDPDVRRYYKDPIKSISIKTKEEKLEVNSVSKENLCEAVDASTGTIVPKKPSQFPCENNNKHDSVKVKPISSTICGKSEGIYHPDSHTQTASGLESSRIQTHLQPTRVSGPLAKSNSFNNSKVPKVKQLLDNVPWKLKLNRESNLTNKKNEGPSRTITKSASFGSETSGFSNAETSNKVHALNPPHYEYSKPVKGGIMLDKKNSTCDQQFVTPAVSTKVDSNVQNCGYKLSRMSDLSNLSGKRGSIDATSSAIEVKIQPSALLSRTAGSTSVVRLCKNEDHKTSQPVSKAAVLTQRDVKAKDQTSINSRQAAPVQNRLPRCHKCNETGHTALFCAVDKLRMTATKPSSERSLKDMDNRGIKWKNVIEGLTWNPGTKRKSADQSEDASLASADVNSEATILSSFKNLSSIARTTDVQNCSKAAYTTHVKQMEDHKKSINVPGGTVDFSDDMLAMPTAFPGQASIPIDLLRISVIPEMDYIWQGAFEVLRAAKPPAVFDGFQAHLSSNVSPKALEVAGQFPCKVQLKEVPRLSLWPLQFHERSPREDNVAIFFFAKNIESYETYYWKLLDNILKNDLALVGVIGAIQLLIFPSNLLPKDSQRWNNLFYLWGVFRGSQENSLIDLPGLNKKPSVSSLKVEPATQDLSMATASGVCSRLIISDVKNRAVSKSDRLPTADASKCICSDLQDIPTSGKDNEVSNKEPALLKDTLHQAVPDDEVQKKQISSSFPAASTSRNMNQHNSVLISHPEPKLQIDIEKLPPEMEDNLYSLDEFASDSDCRIDHENLVHGSSGRVGNCLEHSKLVSLICWQDNERNVQMLDSWESKSKLKRAHPSSLDTLKNSSGNLLQTTGDSMLWTDGSTCTSPSDEKEHKKMRLDNGEHINCNSTEETSCSRLFSKMQPVPSSLTNTSLFYGETSESSKNTENYFFHVTQGPTCTKADNRIYVSLDDDDSPKSNIPDLELALGDKRSLINQVAFPLSTQKATERNNQDKLLVAEVVDGDDAPASLSLSLAFPVSDKAQTAKSNSEAEQLLPDKSCTDTSLLLFNGCTDR
- the LOC122035777 gene encoding uncharacterized protein LOC122035777 isoform X2 produces the protein MELNLDSGPSEHITSQKEDDDSLINVAVKSRGHNVQKKEESTICHPQNNSLVHDSFVENAESKQTIVAPAVHVASEKVVLDRKATFDAVEDNNFQQEQMNSTDDCLFSSDSNKTSDLHNRRTSNIADEQHKKCQRDNIPYAVLSDSSNANHDHPAELEKKLIGCHAKSSESSLEKNGIKEIQKEVIDHYNNNESEENHTNPIGNSTLMLKNSSASCLEDDNPYPNTDSSKDPHSSSNISSKSQFFCSGSPGRTHLSQTMANVNGEKDTADGDVSKEDSGNTHPQLVSLGGIDAENCSSGFKLQEVVKSRESKDQADSPNSNSETPQVLLQPDFETEVSAETEDDVKVCDICGDAGQDELLAICSRCSDGAEHIYCMRIMLAEVPEGEWLCEECQLKEVAEVAGKTEAQIAPTEAPLHLKENTRSKEGSVENKATDPDVRRYYKDPIKSISIKTKEEKLEVNSVSKENLCEAVDASTGTIVPKKPSQFPCENNNKHDSVKVKPISSTICGKSEGIYHPDSHTQTASGLESSRIQTHLQPTRGPLAKSNSFNNSKVPKVKQLLDNVPWKLKLNRESNLTNKKNEGPSRTITKSASFGSETSGFSNAETSNKVHALNPPHYEYSKPVKGGIMLDKKNSTCDQQFVTPAVSTKVDSNVQNCGYKLSRMSDLSNLSGKRGSIDATSSAIEVKIQPSALLSRTAGSTSVVRLCKNEDHKTSQPVSKAAVLTQRDVKAKDQTSINSRQAAPVQNRLPRCHKCNETGHTALFCAVDKLRMTATKPSSERSLKDMDNRGIKWKNVIEGLTWNPGTKRKSADQSEDASLASADVNSEATILSSFKNLSSIARTTDVQNCSKAAYTTHVKQMEDHKKSINVPGGTVDFSDDMLAMPTAFPGQASIPIDLLRISVIPEMDYIWQGAFEVLRAAKPPAVFDGFQAHLSSNVSPKALEVAGQFPCKVQLKEVPRLSLWPLQFHERSPREDNVAIFFFAKNIESYETYYWKLLDNILKNDLALVGVIGAIQLLIFPSNLLPKDSQRWNNLFYLWGVFRGSQENSLIDLPGLNKKPSVSSLKVEPATQDLSMATASGVCSRLIISDVKNRAVSKSDRLPTADASKCICSDLQDIPTSGKDNEVSNKEPALLKDTLHQAVPDDEVQKKQISSSFPAASTSRNMNQHNSVLISHPEPKLQIDIEKLPPEMEDNLYSLDEFASDSDCRIDHENLVHGSSGRVGNCLEHSKLVSLICWQDNERNVQMLDSWESKSKLKRAHPSSLDTLKNSSGNLLQTTGDSMLWTDGSTCTSPSDEKEHKKMRLDNGEHINCNSTEETSCSRLFSKMQPVPSSLTNTSLFYGETSESSKNTENYFFHVTQGPTCTKADNRIYVSLDDDDSPKSNIPDLELALGDKRSLINQVAFPLSTQKATERNNQDKLLVAEVVDGDDAPASLSLSLAFPVSDKAQTAKSNSEAEQLLPDKSCTDTSLLLFNGCTDR